acaaaggttgatctcatccataaCATCGGTAAggaaagcatgaccgaaggtatgactaagcctatcacacgcattctagttgtagttctagctaaacgagtaagcaacatgcatctcatccaaagcctctttaaattgCGACCTCTAAATTGACACTCGAAACCCCAAATCTTACACATGCTACGCTATGTCACGGCGCTCCCTATCGGTAGAGTAGTTTCAGAGCACGAAGATGTGTCAAATCCCTTTGGTATGTCCGACATGAACCCCTAGCCACCacggctacaagaacaccctaaGTGACCTATCTTAAGAATAGATCTAAGAACAAGtgcaccaaagaaagaacaaaatcAACAAAAGAGGTACTCCCAAGCGTCAACCCAGGAGATacttgatcgctaaatagatcagATGACATGAAGATATtattcacataatagattcatttggatcgtcaccaccgagtacataccatcgacgactccaactagctcatgaactccaccatgacacaaccacgcacggaggccatggcggataggggcggcctaagccatctcctagacaacttcgaagacttgcggcggccgtcgtctccctctggtcttggccctaggttttcgtcgagttctgggtggatggatgccacgagttgaataaggtgcaagctatttatgagccgaggaagccaccggtcgaaggggaggccgaaccgcctcggaaatgggctaggccggccagctcatgggcctaggcaggctggcctaccctctttcgggcccgcctcggtctcatcttttgcgtatagactcctcacatcttctagagtttatgtccttcacgattgcacccctttggacgtcgttatcttggagatatcttcgaggaaaggattgGATAGGGAATCCtaccttaaatcttcatttgctttgcttaatcccgaagtatcttgatctcatcttcatgggcttggtcctttgggctctcttgtaggatggatgtgcatgaatgggcttcgaatcaacatgggctttggccttcgtctttctccatgttagcgctcgatcacgggcctcatcatttcatgctccaaaataggccaaaaacctgcaaaaacgaagttcctccaaaatatatgtgcaaatgtgaaaatgaccaataattaggccgggggttaggacggttagtgattttgatattaaattcatgccattatcaaggataaacaagggataaaatgggtacttaagaaGCGCCAacagtattccgtgcgcttgagGATTTATTCATGGTTCTTGAAATACCAgccaccccaattggcgtctAGGCAACATCGctgtttcccggtggtgacgctagtaggcgccaacagtgggggaaaaaggggaagaagggggagaTGCTTAGGAGCATGTAAGTAATTTTCATCCATTCAGGTTAGGCGTGACCATACATTCAAGACTAGGTTGTAGATGCGTCTCATCACATCCCAAGACaaaggacccttttgtccctGCGTTATCCTTTAGAACAACCCAAGAGCCCAGACCCTAGCCAGACGTGCCTCCCTGCCGCTACTCTGCTCGCCGCCAGCATTGCCTCCGGAATCTGCCCCTGCTCAGCACCCGTAATTGCCGCGGGCGCAAAAGGATGTCGCGTGTTGTAGATTCCTCATCTGGAAGGAGGCAGATGGCAGAGCTTCTTGGCGAGGAAACTGGGTTGCCCATAGTGATTTGCCTGAAGTGCTCAAGGGCAAGGGTCTGTGAGGCCTGGTCACAGAAGGAGAATTTGAACATCGGTCGGGTGTATATGAAATGTCCGGTCAGTGAATTGAGCTTTAATTTGGTTTTTGTGCTTTCAGATCTCTAATAGGGTGTAACCAAGGGTTTGTTGTTCATGCAGTACTGTGGTGACTTCAAATGGCAGAGGCGTTACTTGGATGATTTGATTAAAGCAAAGAAGGTCCAGCTACGTTTAGATGATCAAGATGGGATTCAAGAAGTCCAGTCCATGGAGCAGATCCATGCTGCTGGGAGCTCTGTTACCATGGGACCCCTCGGTGACAGTTTCGTGAAGAGCAATGAATTGGAAGCAAAGGTTGAGAGATTAACCCAAGCTATGATTTTCGGCTGTGTGTTTGCTTTAGCCCTTATTGCTATGTGAGTTGGTTATCTGTTGAAGTAGAATGTCATGATTAGGTGTTGGTTTCTACATTCCTAGCATCTGCTTTTGCTTGACTACAAGAAAATggtaatttcaaaaaaaagtgtGTTTCCATAGTAAAAGACTTTGATTTTATATGCAGTTTACAAAAAGAATCAAGTAATTTCGACGTTTTACGAGGGACAAAGGCTAATCCAAATTTCAAATCGGATATAATAAAGAGAAACAATCATGTTCCCAATAAATGGTCGCAGCATTCATAAAGGGATTCCACTAACACCGACATGTGGGTCCATTGGTCAGTGCGACACCTGCGCCGCGGTTTCGAATTTTACCGGGCGCCAATTCTGCCGCCGAAGCCGAAAGCAATAGCGCGAAATGTCCCTCCTACCCCTCAAGAAAAAGGCCCACTGGCACCCGCTACCCCATCTCTTCAGGGTATTTGTGAGAATCTCCCCTAGCTCCCCATATCCATGGCCACTTCTCTAGCGCTTGGAACAGTTGCGCATTTCCCCTCCAGTCCACCtctcgcctttcctctctaccGCTCATCTCTACCGAAGGTCACCGACCCGATGCTGGCACCTCGTCGACGACGCTAAGCGCATCAGAGATGCTTCCCCGTCGACGACACTCATCGCACTGGATCTGCTACAACGTTGACAACGGGCGGCGCACCGGATCTGCTACCCCTTCGACGAATCCTGTCCCACTGGATCTGCTACAACATCGATGACGGCCCGCTCACCGGATCTGCCACCCCTTTGACGAATCCCGTCACACCGGCTCTGCTACAATGTCGATGACGGCAGTCTCACCGGATCTGCTACACTCTCGTCAGCCAGTATCTCCTCACCGGATCTGACACAAGTACGAATAATGAACGATATTAACATTAGTGGGTTCTTATGAGCTAATATATTTGCACTTCTTATTAGAAGCCGCACTATTTCCCTCTTGCTTAATTTATTGAATGCTTGTGAATTCTCCCTTTCAAAGTGTACAGATTCCTAGTAAGTTCTATGGAAGGAGGACAAGAGGTGCTgcctgtaggaatatggggtagcaaaaacaaaaattttctaccacataaacagggattactgcagttatagatcatgggattaccactagatgcgcggttgcggaacttctgtagcgcgtcggtgtagtgcagatgaaagccggcagtgcagttgcgtgaaccacctcacgaacggctcgtccttgtgcagcaagcgcaagacctccacgaagtccacacgtacgggaagaagcgccgtgatccggactgctaggtccgcgAGGGCGACCTAGGGCTTGGCGCACAGGAGGGAGGGCCAGTACTGTAGCAGCGCTACTGTTCACGCGCGGTACTGTATCAGGGTACTGTTCACGCACgagaaaaggctagggttagggtttttaggcgcccccctcctctgtttatatagccccttaggtgggctgccttgggccccaccttgggcgccctcttttgggcctaaaaggcccattagtgcactaAGCCCattctaattcggatctcatccttatcagacttttttcccttaagtgtgtgatcctatgggctcacatgcgaatagacatggcccgcgtactcttactcggcccaatagtagacagtggcctctagcaagacatgtcaactcctatgcgcacgtaaagatcatatcagacgagccgccataatatcatatacatgctgttccctttgcctcacgatatttggtctagcttaaagccgaccactctttctcgatcctgtgatttggaatccttggttaactcttaaccctagcatggccatgcatttcctgatctgaatcactcgaggggcccagagatatctctctctctcttatagagaggggcaaatcccatctttaccgactatgtctcacagcatgcttcttgacagacccgaaagccacctttataactaccctattacggtgtagcgtttgatggctcctaagtaagtcggttcacatcttgagtacatacgacgatctcaggtcttaggacacatcgtacatattgtgtaatgagaagtcatcatctcgtgttgggtcaattcagtctcatgtctcacatgagcccacattattagtttgacatccccatgtccatgacttgtgaaacgtagtcaatcaactaatacatgtgctagtctaatattcatatgtgtcctcacatgaactccgactaggaacattttagaatatccatacagGTAAAGAGTTTCActaatacttcacataagcattaatcaatacaagttgtcatccatggatattcaaggaacactttattaatcatgaatacaaggaaatatgattgcctctagggcatatttccaacactgCCATGGCGCTAGGAGGTAGGGAATCGAAGAGGAAGAGGTCAATCGTTCCTGCAGCTTCAACACGGGTACTGCGGTCATCATTAGCACGTCAACACCCTATGCCTGAACAGTTTTCACCCAGTGCAGAAAATAGTAGTGGAGGTGAAAATGTTGTGCAGGAAGAATTGGCAACAGCTACGGACAACAGTAGCTGTCAAGAGAACTTGAACAATCCAGATGGTGCTAATGGTGTCAACAAAACAGAGACTGGACGGAATACCGACTCTAGGCAGACTAGTTCCCGCTCTGAAGGTTGGTTGTTGTGTTTCACTAAAGTGTTTTAGAGCTGTTGGTTTTTAATTTTATGAATAATGGGAATTTGAATGAAATCACTGCAGTACCTCCGCAAAGAGGTGGCCGGAGGAAGATAACCAGGAGAGTTTTGCTTGACAAGATGACCAAAGCTATGGGAAGAAGGATGCCCATATCTTTGCTGAGGGGAACCTAAGGCCGCATGAACCAGTGCAAGCTACCAAGTTTGCATCAGAGGCTGGTGTTATCGTTAGGTCTCAAGTTCCTACCTTGACCCATTGGAATCAATACATGGAACATACTATGCATTTTGATGGCTTCATGGGAAGGCTATCTATGAGTGCCTACGTACTAGTTCTTTTACATTCAACTCTTTTTCCTATGGTAGTTGTGCAACTCGGATTTTATTTTTGATCACCAGGGGAGGTTAGCAATGGACACAAGTGACAAGGCAACGGCAAATGCTTGTGCTAGCATATTCAAGGCAGCCATACGGCAGAACCGGTATAGATTGAAGCAAGATTACTTTGTTAGCGTCTCTGCTAATGAGATCCCTGCAACCTCTCCTCTGCCCACCATGAATGATGGATAGTGGCGTCAACTTGTTCACATGTGGTCATCTCCAGAGAACAAGGTATTTTCTCTTAGTGTGCTTTCAAATATGTACTTATGATGTATACCAACACTTGCATCTCTTGCAGGGAGTTTCAGACCAGAACAAGCAAAACCATGCTAGAGTCAAGTGTCCTGTAGCAATAGGATCTCGCTGCTACGTTGCTCATATGCATTCATACGTAAGTGTCAACACTCTTGTGATGCAATCTCTCGACTCTTCTGCTTCCTTGAATGAGTACACACATACACCTCAGATGTCCCTCGAAGTAAGTCCCATTATCAGCTATTCCTGGTTTTGCTGTTTGTCTGACCACCATTTTTGTGCATCCATCAGAACAAGAACAAGGAGAACTTTATAAATGCCACTAAATTCAACGAGGAGGAACCCCGGGAGCAAGTTGGTGAAGCTGACGAAGAAATTGATGCCGTGGAAGCCTTCAAGGTCTGCCATACCAGCCGCAAGAAGGGTATGAGCGACGGGCCAGGGAAGCAGTTGTAAGTCTCAGAAcatgtttattttcttttccatGATTTATCTAACTTGATTGACGTTTGTACATGTAATTTATGTTTGATGCCATGCTCAACAAGTCAGTACGAGCAAGTCTTACAAGATTCTTAAACGGTTCATCAATTCTTTTGTACTTTGTCCAACACTGTCTTTACATGCTGCATCGTAATCGTATATTTTACACTCTCTTTACATTACCACTATTTACTAGCAATTATCCAATATACTTTTGTTCCGAGTCTCATAAATAGTTCATTTTTTCCATTTTATAATTGTCAATGGAAACTATGCGGGCATAAGTGGAAAATCATGATGGTTCATGAGAGGGCACCGACGCAAACTTTTTACATGAGAGGGAACGAGGGTTTAGACcaaaaaatcaagaaaataGTAAATTTTCGTGGCGGTATATGGAAAACCTTCAGGAAAATACATTTTCGTGGTGGATTTTGATGCACCTtcacgaaaataaaaaaattaatgatGGTTCCTTAATGCCTCCCACGAAAATATATCACCGTCATGGAACTTCGATTTTCTGGTAGTGAAAGGGTCAAtttcttatttaaaaaaaaaaacaggatcGGATATAGGAGGGAAAGTCATGGCCAGTTTTATGTAAAAAATGTAGTATGCATTTTTCAAAATCAGAAACAATCATGATTGGACGATTTGTTGCTCAGATTTGATTAGTATCCGATCGTGCCATATACTACTACAGTTCGGTGATATACAAACAATCCGTGAATTGactattttttttctcctctcgGTTAGATTTGATACGCTTCATCATTTCCCGATCCATTTATTTTCGGATTTGGTGGTTGCTCAAAAATCACAATAATCCACCGCACACGCTCCATCCAGCCATGGCCCCCCACGCTTCATCTCCCAACCCtacgaggaggccgccgccacgctGATGTGCTGAAAAAAAAGAAGGCAGAGATCCCGCGCGCAGATCACACGCCATGGTGCCCTCGTCGTCCCGCCCCCGCCGCAAGGAGCCGTCGAGGCCTCTGGCGGCGCTGCCGTCCAAGAGCCCCGAGGCGCCGCCCGAGCAAAAGAAGAggaagacgccgccgccgcatccgccCGAGGCGGAGCCGCCCAAGCGGGTGTTCCAGCGCACGTGGCCTCCCGGCGACGAGATCCGCATCCTGGAGGCCAtcgccgcgcaccgccgcgcCCACGGCGGCGACCTCCCAACTGCCGCCGTGCTCCTCGCGGCGCTCGACGGCCGCCTCGGAATGAAGGGCGTCGGCGCCTGCGATGTAGGCAAGAAGCAGCGCAGCCTCATGCGCAACTACCATCGCGACGCCAAGAAGGCCGCACCACCGGCAGATGAGCACGAGCGTCACCTTTACTTCCTCTCCAGGGACGTGTGGGCCGACGACTCCGCGCCCAAACCACCTGTCGCTCAGGCGAAAAGCGTCATGGGAGGCTCCCCGTTGAAACCACGGACCACCGAAGCCACCAAGGACGGAAGCAAGGATCCCACCCAAGCGAAGAGCGCCGGCGAGCCTACCAAGGACGAGTCCAAGCCCAGGACTTTGGATGAGATGCGTGAGCAGTACCCGTACCTCGTTGATGAGGCTATGGTCCTCGTGGATCCACCGATCCTCCAGCAACTCCTCCCCAGCATTGAAGACAACCAGGCCCAGGCACTGaacaagaagatcaagaaggcGAGGAAGCAGCTCATCGAGGCCATCACGGAATCGGTAAATACAATACACCCTTCTTgcccttaattaattaatatcaAAGTTTGGGAAGGGCTAGGATTTCCTTTTTAATTGCTTGGTTGTGCTTAGGTTTCAAGATTTCTGGTCTGAATTTGTTTAATGATTCTGGTTGAAAAGTTTCATGTTTTCTAGTCCTTGACTAAGAATTGAGTTCATAAAGTTGCATGTTTTCTTGTCTGGCTCCCAGCTTCCAAGGATGAATTTACATGACTAGGCAATCTCAAAGTACTACTTAACTGTAAACTATGGATATTTGATAGTGAAAAGAACATGGCAAATCTTTTTGTGCAGTTCTAATCATCGCGTGCATTTAGTTTGCCTTGGACACTGTAAAATATGGGGTGCTTCACTATTGTCAAAATGCTGCCCTTGTTATTTCCCACATTATGATGACCACCCTTTCCAAGGCACTGATTGTCCACTTTAGCACAATTAGTACAATGTGGAAAATTCTGTGTAGAAAAAGGTATTATTTTCAGCAAAATGTTCAAGTGAGATTAAAGTTAACTAACAAACTTCCTTCTTTGAAGGTACCAAATTTGGCAAAGAATTGAAATATGTGATGTCAAACAcagcaaaataaactaaaactCGTCAATAATATTGGTCTCCCCTTTTGTCTTGGTAGCTGCCATTTGTATTGAATCTTTTTCCTGCTCATcatgaaataaaaaatacacATTTTTTTAGGCGATAAAAAAATTCTATGCTAACAGATGAATGTTAGATTTGTGTTACCCTTAATGGGGCGTATTTATTTACCTTTTACAAGTGatttttaatttatcatgtaccTTTTTTCTCAAgcatgcaggagagctgcgtactATTGTATTAATCGAAGAGGAGTCAtgcatagacccaaacacacgCACACACCCACTAAACCTGTAGGAACTTAATCATCTGTGCCTGTCATGGCAAGACTTGACCACAAAAGCCCTTTAAACAATAGAACCACTAGCTGTGTACCAGGTTACCAGCTATACTCCACAAATGGGCTTCCAGTATGACGAGAGATATAGTGCCACAGGCATGCTAGGGGCATCTCCATGGAACATACAATCATTTCCAAGTTTTCAGATGGTCCAAGTATCAAGGATTATAAGGGAATTTAGACCCTTTTGCGCATCACTGCTAACTGTCAAAGACGCCTTGTCCCACAATGCATCAAAAGAAGAGTCGACCTGTGGGGCAAGCATTGCAAGGCTGCTCTGCAGGAGTTCAAACCAGAATTGTCTTGTGGTGTTGAATACTCTCCTCCTGATCACATAACACACATCGGTCTGGGTGAGGAAGGTCTCGCCGAGCGAACCTGTCTGTTGTCTACTATCAGTTGTGAGCAGCCAGCCACATAAAGAAACGACATTAGGAGGTGCCCAAGACTTCTAGATGCGTTCATAGGGAGCAAAGCCGATGGCACCCTCAAATTATGCATTTTATGCAGATTTGGCAATGTAATCTGCTGAGGCGGATAGTCTCAAAATATGCTTATCCGAGGTCCCTTGCAACTTCTCATCAGGCAAAGATCCTGAACCTCTTGGCCTCCACGACAGCTGCTTCGCCGATACCGGCGAACTACCGCGGTGGGTTAGGCGACCCAAATTGGCGCACTGCCATGGCCGAGGAGTTTCAAGCTCTTGTCGACAATGACACATGGCACCTCATCCCTCAACCCCCTAGCGCCAACATTGTGACAAGCAAGTGGATCTTCAAACAGAAGTACCACACTGACAGTACTCTTGCCCGACAAATTGGGTGGTCTGTGGCTTCTACCAACGCCATGACATCGACTACGATGAGACCCTCGGCCACACCATCAAGCCAGCAATGATTCGAGTTGTCCTCATCATCGCCGCCTCACAAGCCTGGTCCATTCACCAGCTAGATATGAAGAACATGTTATTTCATGGACACCATGACAAGACTGTCTATTGCTAGCAGCCTCCTGGCTTTGTTGACCCTATTGCGCCTGACCATGTTTGTCTTCTGCAGTGATCACTCTACGGTCTAAAGCAGGCACCCTGAGTGTGGTACAAGAGGTTCTCTACCTCGGCTTCACTGCATCAACCTCAGACACATCTAAACATCGAGGGTGATCATATTGCCAACCTGTGTAGATGACATCATCCTCACTGCATCCTTGGCAAACCTTCTCCAATGCATTACCGACCATTTTCACTCAGAGTTCATCATGACGGACCTTGAGCGACCTTCATCACTTCCTCAACATTGCCATCACGCACTCCTTCAAAGGCCACTCTTGTCCAATCCTCGACACCTATTGAC
Above is a window of Panicum virgatum strain AP13 unplaced genomic scaffold, P.virgatum_v5 scaffold_4331, whole genome shotgun sequence DNA encoding:
- the LOC120694234 gene encoding uncharacterized protein LOC120694234 isoform X2, whose product is MVPSSSRPRRKEPSRPLAALPSKSPEAPPEQKKRKTPPPHPPEAEPPKRVFQRTWPPGDEIRILEAIAAHRRAHGGDLPTAAVLLAALDGRLGMKGVGACDVGKKQRSLMRNYHRDAKKAAPPADEHERHLYFLSRDVWADDSAPKPPVAQAKSVMGGSPLKPRTTEATKDGSKDPTQAKSAGEPTKDESKPRTLDEMREQYPYLVDEAMVLVDPPILQQLLPSIEDNQAQALNKKIKKARKQLIEAITESARMKNMETPTISLYQSTKLQPEKPRMEKKDGEDICAQGRLERVEHEVAELKQLFIASQNNAIRCENAESGLQSVVAENQISCNMVQKKIKVPNGLPHGKNKEVTSKYKYDGVLPSNVPCNNPKLQIKPPFNTLHGRTRKIDAESQNQRNVGGKEVVLISVGRPRTPVGKAILEHSSPSTIVGGIALGTQFRKVFLREVLQWDAPLFHKYGGMKKMSDALYCSIPWPSVLVKGQ